A DNA window from uncultured Methanoregula sp. contains the following coding sequences:
- a CDS encoding threonine/serine exporter family protein: MPDMDADADPRFESVCRFVIRLGTLAHGYGPQARRLESYLSRTTTALGFSGFFSSTPTSLSFTFTKPDDALWQRHYEVPLQGTGFDLAKLAKVGELVSRVEAGTVSLDEATAALDAIDAMPPPYGNYLVAVGYALCGAGFAGFLQGGWLDILLAAVLSLVVFMLVTLAKQSPGRLLDWTPFLCAFVAGVLAAAAGFLLPGVQVYLVTLSAIIYLIPGFSISVGVIELTSKHVVSGLSNLASGLICLALLFAGAWTSVTLVSVFLPVSGAAAASIGPGWIWVFAMVLAAGLCIAFQTPPRDLVWAMACCATACLGIVLGVHIQGNDLGNFLGTAMAMVFANVWSDKTNRPTSNVILPAFVFMVSGSIGFRGLVAISTGSTLLGLQEFTHMFVVAVTLAIGLVVGNLVYKPKTLL, from the coding sequence ATGCCTGATATGGATGCAGATGCAGATCCACGGTTTGAATCCGTCTGCAGGTTCGTGATCCGGCTCGGGACGCTCGCTCACGGGTACGGCCCGCAGGCCCGGCGGCTGGAATCGTACCTCTCCCGCACGACAACTGCCCTGGGATTTTCCGGGTTCTTCTCATCAACGCCGACCAGTCTTTCCTTCACCTTCACAAAACCGGATGATGCACTCTGGCAGAGGCACTACGAAGTCCCGCTTCAGGGAACGGGATTCGACCTTGCCAAACTTGCAAAAGTCGGCGAACTGGTATCCCGCGTTGAGGCAGGTACCGTCAGCCTGGATGAGGCAACCGCTGCCTTGGATGCGATCGATGCAATGCCGCCACCCTATGGGAATTACCTGGTGGCGGTGGGCTACGCCTTGTGCGGGGCCGGGTTTGCGGGTTTCCTCCAGGGGGGATGGCTGGATATCCTTCTTGCAGCAGTCCTGAGCCTGGTTGTCTTCATGCTCGTCACCCTCGCGAAGCAGTCCCCGGGCCGGCTCCTGGACTGGACTCCCTTCCTCTGCGCGTTTGTTGCCGGGGTGCTTGCAGCGGCTGCAGGGTTCCTCCTGCCGGGAGTCCAGGTGTATCTCGTTACTCTCTCCGCTATCATTTACCTCATCCCGGGATTTTCCATCAGTGTCGGGGTCATAGAACTGACCTCAAAGCACGTGGTCTCCGGTCTCAGTAACCTGGCCAGCGGCCTGATCTGCCTGGCCCTGCTCTTTGCCGGGGCATGGACGTCAGTCACGCTCGTCTCGGTCTTCCTGCCGGTCTCCGGTGCTGCAGCAGCGTCCATCGGACCTGGCTGGATCTGGGTCTTTGCAATGGTTCTTGCCGCTGGACTCTGCATCGCATTCCAGACCCCCCCGCGGGATCTCGTCTGGGCAATGGCCTGCTGTGCAACTGCCTGCCTCGGGATTGTGCTCGGTGTACATATCCAGGGAAACGATCTCGGCAACTTCCTCGGTACGGCCATGGCCATGGTCTTTGCCAATGTCTGGTCCGACAAAACCAACCGCCCGACATCCAATGTGATCCTGCCCGCTTTTGTTTTCATGGTGAGCGGAAGTATCGGTTTCCGGGGACTGGTGGCCATTTCCACCGGCAGCACGCTTCTGGGGCTCCAGGAGTTCACTCACATGTTCGTTGTGGCCGTGACGCTTGCAATCGGCCTGGTTGTCGGGAACCTGGTATACAAACCAAAAACCCTGCTCTGA
- a CDS encoding YwbE family protein, whose protein sequence is MDAPGNPRQRAAIRPGLAVEIVQKQDQKSGRRVRGIVSEILTNSSFHPHGIKVRLADGRVGRVAAIVPDGTSKECKE, encoded by the coding sequence ATGGATGCCCCAGGAAATCCAAGGCAACGGGCAGCGATCCGGCCCGGTCTCGCTGTCGAGATTGTACAGAAACAGGACCAGAAGAGCGGCAGGAGAGTACGGGGCATCGTAAGCGAGATCCTGACCAACTCCTCGTTCCATCCCCATGGGATCAAAGTGCGCCTTGCCGATGGCCGGGTGGGACGGGTGGCCGCGATCGTTCCTGACGGGACATCGAAGGAATGCAAAGAGTGA
- a CDS encoding DJ-1/PfpI family protein, with product MQVPCDFPNPWPDLASGSPNLKYKQEKISIIMKILIAVAPEKFRDEELAEPVAALQKAGISFEIASTRRGTCTGMLGAKANATLSFEEIDPKGYDGLIIVGGSGSQAHLWDDDLLQLLAKYFVEKRKVVGAICLAPVILARAGLLKGKKATYFESPVSFREMKAGGAMLVPQPVVIDNRIVTANGPSASKAFAESFVNTLTAVEW from the coding sequence TTGCAGGTCCCCTGCGATTTTCCCAATCCCTGGCCGGACCTTGCCTCGGGATCGCCAAACCTCAAATACAAACAAGAGAAGATCTCGATCATCATGAAGATCCTCATTGCCGTAGCACCGGAAAAATTCAGGGATGAAGAACTGGCAGAGCCCGTTGCAGCGCTGCAGAAGGCGGGAATCAGTTTTGAGATCGCCTCAACCAGGCGGGGAACCTGCACCGGGATGCTGGGGGCAAAAGCGAACGCCACCCTCTCGTTCGAGGAGATCGATCCCAAGGGATATGACGGCCTTATCATTGTCGGGGGATCCGGATCGCAGGCCCATCTCTGGGATGACGACCTGCTGCAGCTCCTGGCAAAGTACTTTGTCGAGAAACGGAAGGTTGTCGGGGCCATCTGCTTAGCCCCGGTGATCCTTGCCCGGGCCGGCCTTCTCAAGGGAAAGAAGGCAACGTACTTCGAGAGCCCGGTCTCGTTCCGCGAGATGAAAGCCGGTGGCGCCATGCTCGTTCCCCAGCCGGTTGTTATCGATAACCGGATCGTCACGGCAAACGGCCCCTCCGCCTCCAAAGCCTTCGCCGAGTCTTTTGTCAACACCCTCACGGCTGTTGAATGGTGA
- the gatA gene encoding Asp-tRNA(Asn)/Glu-tRNA(Gln) amidotransferase subunit GatA translates to MSGKITFEPDDRYNAFLATCSTASHGSGKLAGVAVAVKDNISTQGIETTCASRILKGYIPPYDAHVVQLLRESGAAIVGKTNMDEFGMGTTTENSAFGPTLNPCDTGRVPGGSSGGSAAAVAAGMVRMALGTDTGGSIRCPAAFCGIVGLKPSYGRVSRYGLIAYANSLEQIGPMGRTVKDVSDLMGVIAGYDRHDSTSRDKPYTHTPSADIKGLRIGIPQEYFGAGVDAGVSGVVKAAIGKLEELGATTVPCSIPSMEYALAAYYVTCTCEASSNLARFDGVRYGPTVDTKKSWHDAYQDVRRDGFGPEVRRRIMLGTFALSSGYYGKYYAKAQVARQNVLNDFNRIFADVDVIAGPTMPTVAFKLKEKSDPLSMYLADILTVPANLAGIPAISVPCGKSGGMPVGLQIMGRMFEDERIIDVAYAYEQAVS, encoded by the coding sequence GTGAGCGGGAAGATCACCTTTGAACCGGATGACCGGTACAATGCCTTTCTTGCCACCTGCAGTACGGCATCCCATGGGTCAGGAAAACTTGCCGGTGTTGCAGTTGCCGTCAAGGACAATATCTCCACGCAGGGGATCGAGACCACCTGCGCATCCCGGATCCTGAAAGGGTACATTCCCCCGTACGATGCCCATGTTGTGCAGCTCCTCAGGGAATCCGGGGCCGCCATCGTGGGAAAGACCAACATGGACGAGTTCGGCATGGGAACCACCACGGAAAACTCCGCATTCGGCCCAACCCTCAACCCCTGCGATACCGGCCGGGTGCCGGGCGGATCGAGCGGCGGCAGTGCAGCCGCGGTCGCCGCCGGGATGGTCCGGATGGCGCTCGGGACCGACACCGGCGGATCGATCCGGTGTCCTGCCGCATTCTGCGGTATCGTGGGGCTGAAGCCCTCGTACGGCCGGGTCTCCCGGTACGGCCTGATCGCGTACGCCAATTCGCTCGAGCAGATCGGCCCCATGGGAAGGACGGTTAAGGATGTCTCGGATCTCATGGGTGTCATTGCCGGTTACGACCGCCACGACTCCACGTCCCGGGACAAGCCCTATACCCACACCCCCTCTGCCGATATCAAAGGGCTCCGGATCGGTATCCCCCAGGAATATTTCGGGGCCGGTGTGGATGCCGGCGTTTCCGGGGTAGTAAAGGCCGCCATCGGGAAGCTCGAAGAGCTGGGCGCAACAACCGTTCCCTGCAGCATCCCCTCCATGGAGTACGCCCTTGCCGCGTACTATGTCACCTGCACCTGCGAAGCCAGCTCCAACCTTGCCCGGTTCGACGGGGTCCGGTACGGCCCGACGGTTGATACGAAGAAGTCGTGGCACGATGCCTACCAGGACGTGCGCCGGGACGGGTTCGGCCCCGAAGTGCGGCGCCGGATTATGCTCGGGACGTTTGCGCTCTCGAGCGGGTACTATGGCAAATATTATGCAAAAGCCCAGGTTGCCCGCCAGAATGTCTTGAATGACTTCAACCGCATCTTTGCGGATGTCGACGTGATTGCCGGCCCGACCATGCCGACAGTTGCGTTCAAATTAAAGGAAAAGTCAGACCCGCTCTCGATGTACTTAGCCGATATCCTCACGGTGCCCGCCAATCTTGCCGGAATCCCGGCGATCTCGGTGCCCTGCGGCAAATCCGGCGGCATGCCGGTGGGTCTCCAGATCATGGGCCGGATGTTTGAGGACGAACGTATCATCGATGTCGCGTATGCGTACGAACAGGCGGTGAGCTAA
- the gatC gene encoding Asp-tRNA(Asn)/Glu-tRNA(Gln) amidotransferase subunit GatC, with the protein MVTEKDVQHIAELADVGIPHEELGTFTHQFNAIIEYFDTLDRVPGDSGFVRDLYNVLREDVVEPSLSQEEVLFNAPLKEDGFIKAPKVM; encoded by the coding sequence ATGGTCACTGAAAAAGATGTACAACATATCGCGGAGCTTGCCGATGTCGGCATCCCCCATGAGGAACTGGGCACCTTTACGCACCAGTTCAATGCAATTATTGAATATTTCGATACCCTCGACCGCGTACCCGGGGACTCGGGTTTTGTGCGCGATCTCTACAATGTCCTGCGCGAAGACGTTGTGGAGCCATCGCTCTCCCAGGAAGAGGTGCTTTTTAATGCACCTCTCAAAGAAGACGGTTTCATCAAGGCGCCGAAGGTGATGTAG
- a CDS encoding amidohydrolase family protein codes for MRTIINNGRVLNVNTSKFEQKNIVVTGDRITALADTPVPSLPGDVIIDASGKFIIPGLIDAHVHVTSATVDLATPQLPISYITCCAAKNLSDGLDRGFTTMRDVGGADFGLAMAVESGVIRGSRLFFCGRALSQTGGHGDFRAKTYDGGYGAPMQSSATSIGQVADGITEVRRACRQELRKGASFIKIMAAGGVASPGDNVTDTQYSGEELAAIAEEAQAKSTYVAAHVYSAKAIRICLKHGVRTIEHGNLLDDETAALMKEAGAYLIPTVITYDALARRGAAYGFPEVSLGKLGSVRVQALEAVRIARKHGVKIGFGTDLLGPLWEEQSNEFVLRSEVEQPIDTIISATKINAEVLNQSRNLGEISANAVADLLILAKDPSKDITVLTDRSNLLLIMKAGSICKNTLDGPVS; via the coding sequence ATGAGAACGATCATCAACAACGGCCGGGTCCTCAATGTCAATACGTCGAAGTTTGAGCAGAAGAACATCGTTGTCACGGGCGACCGTATCACCGCTCTCGCGGACACTCCGGTTCCCTCCCTCCCCGGTGACGTTATCATCGATGCGTCCGGGAAATTCATCATCCCCGGTCTCATCGATGCCCATGTGCACGTGACCTCGGCAACCGTTGACCTGGCAACCCCCCAGCTGCCCATTTCCTATATCACCTGCTGTGCTGCAAAGAACCTCTCCGATGGGCTGGACCGGGGCTTCACCACGATGCGGGACGTGGGCGGGGCAGACTTCGGGTTAGCTATGGCAGTCGAAAGCGGGGTGATCCGGGGATCGAGGCTCTTCTTTTGCGGCCGCGCCCTGAGCCAGACCGGCGGTCACGGGGATTTCAGGGCCAAAACCTATGATGGCGGGTACGGGGCTCCCATGCAGTCATCGGCAACCAGCATCGGCCAGGTTGCCGACGGGATCACGGAAGTGCGCCGCGCCTGCCGGCAGGAGCTCCGGAAAGGTGCCTCGTTCATCAAGATCATGGCAGCCGGCGGCGTGGCCTCCCCGGGGGATAATGTGACCGATACCCAGTACAGCGGGGAGGAGCTCGCGGCCATAGCAGAGGAGGCACAGGCAAAGAGCACGTATGTTGCCGCCCACGTGTACTCGGCAAAGGCCATACGGATCTGCCTGAAGCACGGGGTCAGGACGATCGAGCACGGCAACCTGCTCGATGATGAGACTGCAGCCCTGATGAAAGAAGCGGGTGCCTACCTGATCCCGACGGTCATCACGTATGACGCGCTTGCGCGGCGGGGTGCAGCATACGGGTTTCCCGAAGTGAGCCTTGGCAAGCTGGGTTCTGTCCGGGTCCAGGCCCTGGAGGCGGTAAGGATTGCCCGGAAACACGGGGTGAAGATCGGGTTTGGCACCGATCTTCTGGGCCCGCTCTGGGAAGAGCAGAGCAATGAATTCGTGCTCAGATCCGAAGTCGAGCAACCGATCGATACGATCATCTCTGCGACGAAGATCAATGCCGAGGTGCTGAACCAGTCCAGAAACCTGGGCGAGATCTCCGCAAATGCTGTTGCCGATCTCCTCATCCTGGCCAAAGACCCGTCAAAGGATATTACTGTGCTCACCGATCGCAGTAACCTCCTGCTCATCATGAAAGCGGGTTCGATCTGCAAAAACACCCTGGACGGCCCTGTTTCATGA
- a CDS encoding asparagine synthase-related protein, protein MSGIQVSGWVELDGRRLALSEIEEICRNQQDKILRFGGEFFLSWDGCSARDCFGIMNGTGPRGKLVCNGRIAGDIEPAVPALPLDEAIVTAVKLRSDEGVVALSGGVDSTLVAYLAQRECVAVGLEGSHDLLQARKAAASLGLSCTFVTIPESELEPALPEVIRTIPRKDPVNTGIALTQFFITRWAGENGYRRIITGQGADELFGGYSRYLESETLEADLARDFLGLEDQARRDQSVAALHGTYLSMPYLDARVVRAARAIPAADKVRNGRRKIPLREVAERYISPDLAWYEKKAMQYGSGVYGVLRKLARKNGYKTSMQDYIDHISRVDHGH, encoded by the coding sequence ATGAGCGGGATACAGGTATCCGGATGGGTGGAACTCGACGGGAGGAGGCTTGCACTTTCTGAGATCGAGGAGATCTGCAGAAACCAGCAGGACAAGATCCTCCGGTTTGGCGGGGAATTTTTCCTTTCCTGGGACGGGTGCAGTGCCCGGGACTGTTTCGGGATCATGAACGGGACCGGCCCGAGAGGAAAACTGGTCTGCAATGGCAGGATCGCGGGGGATATCGAACCTGCAGTTCCGGCACTGCCGCTTGACGAAGCGATTGTTACTGCCGTGAAACTGCGCAGCGATGAGGGCGTGGTGGCATTATCGGGGGGGGTCGACTCCACGCTCGTTGCATACCTTGCACAGCGGGAGTGCGTTGCCGTTGGGCTGGAAGGATCGCATGATCTCCTGCAGGCCAGGAAGGCTGCAGCATCCCTCGGGCTCTCCTGCACGTTTGTCACGATCCCGGAGAGCGAGCTCGAACCGGCACTTCCCGAAGTTATCCGGACAATCCCCCGCAAGGATCCGGTCAACACGGGTATCGCCCTCACCCAGTTCTTCATCACCCGGTGGGCGGGCGAGAACGGGTACCGCCGTATCATCACCGGCCAGGGTGCCGACGAGCTCTTCGGAGGCTACTCCCGCTATCTCGAATCGGAGACCCTTGAAGCCGACCTTGCCCGGGACTTCCTGGGCCTCGAAGACCAGGCCCGGCGCGACCAGTCGGTAGCGGCGCTCCACGGCACGTACCTGTCCATGCCCTACCTGGATGCGCGGGTTGTGCGCGCTGCCCGGGCGATCCCGGCCGCGGACAAAGTCCGGAATGGCCGGCGTAAGATCCCCTTAAGGGAGGTCGCAGAGCGGTATATTTCCCCGGATCTCGCATGGTACGAGAAGAAAGCCATGCAATACGGGAGCGGGGTGTACGGGGTGCTGCGGAAGCTTGCCCGGAAAAACGGTTATAAAACGTCCATGCAAGATTACATAGACCACATCAGCAGGGTGGACCATGGTCACTGA
- the gatB gene encoding Asp-tRNA(Asn)/Glu-tRNA(Gln) amidotransferase subunit GatB → MVDAEGQVIVGLEVHCQLDTKSKLFCGCSTDYRSDGPNTHVCPICLGLPGAMPALNKKAIEYAMKVAKALNCEVLNESEFSRKNYFYPDLDKAYQITQYDKPLAEGGYLEIESDEGGEKRVRLTRIHVEEDPGRLVHMGNVERGKYSLVDYNRAGIPLIEIVSEPDMRSPKEARKFLNKLRATLEYLSVFDSEKEGSLRVDANISILGSERVEVKNITSYKGVEKALTFEVTRQRNLIRRGQKIERETRHYLEARGVTQAGRSKEQEHDYRYFPEPDLRPLRVRSWLDGIALPELPDARRERFMKEYGCSLNHARTLTGELRLANFFEKVVAPDKAGLSPLSSTWIADTLIGELNYRDMSLDLVEPAAITSLIRILKSGTLTDKNAVEVLRVMLDQRHKKETVETPEGIVSRLNLAKTAGDDGIIAKAIDDAINENPKALEDYRSGKAGAINFLVGQVMKKTRGKADPAELNRLLLEALRAREA, encoded by the coding sequence ATGGTGGATGCAGAAGGCCAGGTTATCGTAGGGCTTGAAGTGCACTGCCAGCTGGACACGAAGAGCAAGCTCTTCTGCGGCTGCTCCACGGATTACCGGAGCGACGGCCCCAACACCCATGTCTGCCCCATCTGCCTCGGTCTCCCCGGTGCCATGCCGGCGCTGAACAAAAAGGCGATCGAGTACGCCATGAAGGTGGCAAAGGCCCTCAACTGCGAGGTCCTGAACGAGTCCGAGTTCTCGCGGAAGAACTACTTCTACCCGGACCTTGACAAGGCCTACCAGATCACCCAGTACGATAAGCCCCTCGCGGAAGGCGGCTACCTGGAGATCGAGAGCGACGAGGGCGGCGAGAAGAGAGTCCGCCTCACCCGGATCCATGTCGAGGAAGACCCGGGCCGTCTCGTCCATATGGGCAATGTCGAGCGGGGCAAGTACTCGCTTGTGGACTACAACCGTGCAGGCATCCCGCTCATCGAGATAGTCTCCGAGCCGGACATGCGCTCGCCCAAGGAAGCCAGGAAGTTCTTGAACAAACTCCGGGCAACCCTTGAATACCTCAGCGTCTTTGATTCCGAGAAGGAGGGATCGCTCCGTGTCGATGCCAACATCTCGATTTTGGGCAGCGAGCGGGTGGAAGTCAAGAACATCACCTCCTACAAGGGCGTCGAGAAGGCGCTGACGTTTGAAGTCACCCGGCAGAGGAACCTCATCCGCCGGGGCCAGAAGATCGAGCGCGAGACCCGGCATTACCTTGAAGCCCGGGGGGTCACCCAGGCTGGCCGGTCCAAGGAGCAGGAGCACGATTACCGCTACTTCCCCGAGCCGGACCTGCGCCCGCTCCGGGTCCGGTCCTGGCTCGATGGCATTGCTCTCCCGGAACTGCCGGATGCCCGCCGGGAGCGGTTCATGAAAGAGTACGGCTGCTCGCTCAACCATGCCCGTACCCTGACGGGCGAGCTCAGGCTTGCGAACTTCTTCGAGAAAGTCGTTGCTCCGGATAAGGCCGGTCTCTCCCCGCTCTCGTCGACCTGGATCGCCGACACCCTGATAGGCGAGCTGAATTACCGGGACATGAGCCTCGACCTGGTGGAACCTGCGGCAATCACGAGCCTCATCCGTATCTTGAAATCAGGCACGCTCACGGACAAGAACGCAGTCGAAGTCCTGCGGGTGATGCTCGACCAGCGTCACAAGAAAGAGACCGTGGAAACTCCCGAGGGGATCGTAAGCCGGCTCAACCTGGCAAAGACTGCTGGCGATGACGGGATCATTGCAAAGGCAATCGATGACGCGATCAATGAAAACCCGAAAGCGCTCGAGGATTACCGGAGCGGCAAGGCGGGAGCAATCAATTTCCTTGTCGGGCAGGTCATGAAGAAGACCCGCGGGAAAGCCGACCCGGCCGAACTCAACCGTCTGCTCCTTGAGGCGCTCAGGGCACGGGAGGCGTAA